Sequence from the Pecten maximus chromosome 8, xPecMax1.1, whole genome shotgun sequence genome:
AAAAGATTCTCAACAAACAGTAACAATATGACTAAATTTATAGGACAAAAGATCACAATTCATAATTTTTTCAGATgacacataaaaaaaatgatagaGCGCATTTGTGAAAGTTACCATTcatataaacaaacagaagGGGTTTtccagtgacgtcacacaattAAAAAGTGCTTTCGGACCTTAAGTTACTTGTTGCACCAATGTGGTAAGAGATATCCAATCTGTGTGTTCCATATGGGACAAATGTTTCttacataaactacatatagtTTAGATTTGATCATTtgttaaagggaggtaatatcAGGATGTATAATAGATTAATCCAAATGGCCTCAATATCCTACTAAAGctttaaaatgtattcatttttataCCACTGGAGGATAACAATAAAGTTTGGATAACAATTTAATAAGTTGCATGCATCTATAAATTTATATCAcgaattttgttatttatttccATAACGCAATTATTGTTCTTCATCATCATTAATTCATCATCAATAATACTTCAAGGATATCCaatgttaatatcagttttCATCCACGTCAATGTTCTATCTCACAGTGGCGTGGACTTTGGGATGCTGGCACAATAACTTGACAAACTCTGCCATTCCATCTGTGGAGGGCCAGTACCCAACCCTTACTGACCAGTACCACTCACGTGAAGGGTCAGTCCGGAAATGTGCGAATGTCGCGTCAGACTCAGGTCACGTTGTGTTTGCCGTGTTTAATAGCGGCATGTGTTTGTCTGGACCAGATGCCCAAAAGACCTTCTACAAATATGGCCCATCCACTCTCTGTAGTTATACTGGGGAAGGAAGCACGACAGCCATGAATGTCTACACTTTCCAACAAGGTACTACACAAACGCTGATtctcaaaaaatatataattcttaCCAATAGTTGAAGACTCAAGTCAGTTCGAACAGTTTTCGTTATACAGAAGCAAGATATGATAATTATTTAGAAGTACATTACATTTTATGGTATTTTTGACCTTATTTGCTCAGATATTGACGGCGCATGGGGACCTTGGACAGACTGGACGCAATGTACACAGATGTGTAATGGTGGGAAAAAGTATCGCTATAGATACTGCAACAGCCCTCCTCCTGTTGGACATGGCGCTACCTGTCTGGGATCCGGTCATGAGGTACAGGATTGTAACATACAGCCCTGTCCAGGTGTGTTGTAATATTGTCTAGTTTTTATAAGGAGTTGATGAAGATAGCTAACATCAAATGCAATGAACATGAAGGAAATGAATATGAAATAGCTCACAGGTAGTTCAATTCAGAGTTGCTTAAATAAATATCACTGGTTTTTCACTTCGAGTAATCGGTGGCTGAATTAAACATAACATTGAAGAATTTTTCACATCAGATTAATGTTAATGTTGCGTTATACGAAACAATAAACATGCATGTAGTTAACTGAAGTGAAGCAATCTGCATATATTCCGCCGTAAATCATAAATGTAAAACTGTATCGATCCTTATTGTAACACTACGTTTTCTGCAGCGGACACTAAGTGTGGTGTGAAGTACCATACGGGCCTTCCCGGTACTTCCGGTATCATCAACGTCGGCGAGTATGACAATTTCATGAAGTGTGAATATGAGATCGTGACGGCCGAGACGGACCTTACAATATCTGTGTCAATTACAAGGATAGATCTGGAGTACACAGTTAGCTGTATGAGTGACGCACTGCTGGTCAGTACATATTCTTcgtttaattattaaaaaatattgtggtatatgatttaaattatatcatctttaaaaATACGCCGACATGGTCCGATATACGCTTAGGATCGGAACAACCCGAAATTCGTATgatgattaaataaataaacatttgaaatgGTTTAAACTATATGTAACAATAAATGCATAATGCGTATGATTCAATGgctattttttatattattttattttattttttccccgAATCAATCTCTTTAAAACAAAGTGTTGTGCTTGTCAGATATTTGATGGTCCTAACGACAATGCGACGTTCCTGGGAGCACATTGTGGAACTGTACCGCCGGCGTCAGTACTGTCTTCATCAAACAAAATGTACCTCAAGTTCCTGACAGACGAGACCACAACAGGCACCGGTTTCACAGTGCTCTACACAATTAATCAGAACATCCGTACGTCTACTGAAATCCACCTCCCTATCGTATATCTATCTCATCACAGATGTCTACTAAAATTAATCTGCAACACTCCTCCCTCTCGTATATCTGTACGATCAAAGACGTTTACTGAAATTCATCACCCTGTCGTATCTGTCTGATCACAAATGTCTACTGAAATCAACATTCAGCACTCGTCAATATCGTTTATCTATCTTATAACAGATGTCTAATGAAATTAATCTTCAACACTCCTCCCTGTTATAAATCTACGTGATCATAGATGTCTACTGAAAATAGCCCCCAACACCCCCCACTGTCGTATATCTGTCTGATCAAACTGAAACTAACCTTCGACACTATTCAATGTCGTATATCTGTCTGATCAAACTGAAACTAACCTTCGACACTATTCAATGTCGTGTATCTGTCTGATCAAACTGAAACTAACCTTCGACACTATTCAATGTCGTATATCTGTCTGATCAAACTGAAACTAACCTTCAACGCTATTCAATGTCTTATATCTGTCTGATCAAACTGAAACTAACCTTCAACACTATTCAATGTCGTATATCTGTCTGATCAAACTGAAACTAACCTTCAACACTATTCAATGTCGTATATCTGTCTGATCAAACTGAATCTAACCTTCAACACTATTCAATGTCGTATATCTGTCTGATCAAACTGAAACTAACCTTCAACACTATTCAATGTCGTATATAGACTATCTGATTACAGATATTTACTTAAACAAATTTCCATAACCACCTCCTTGTAGTAAATATGTCTGATCATAGATATTTACTCAAACTAACCTTCAAAACCCCTCCCTGTCGGATCAATGACTTACGAAACTTACCCGTCCATTACGTATGATTCCTCGTGGTTCGATGTCATTGGTTTACTTCATCAGTTTATCTTACTGGTTCAGTCATAAAGTTGTTAATCACTTATATAGTGGGTCTATATATAATGAATAGATGCTATTATGAACGTGTTTGTTACAGGTAAGAGTTGCATACAACCCCGGAGACCTGGACACGGTCGATTGATAGGGGACTCACATTTTGCTGGGGACTCCATATTCTTTGAGTGTGACCATAGATACAACCTAATTGGGTCTTCCTCTGTCGTATGTGTTGACCAGCCTACATTCGCGGTATGGTCCGATGACTTCCCTAGCTGTGTCCAGACTATCGCAAGGAAAGCACGTAAGGGCCACCAGCAATTTGTTGAAAGTGaaaattagaagaaaaaaacaggAATGAGatctttaaaaagtttgttcaaacgaGTGCCATAATTACAGTGCTTACCATAACCTATTTACCTTCAGGTCACTACTTACCTCGAGCATTGtagttatttttcattattcaCCAAAGTAGTTAGCCGAGGATATAACTTGACCACAGGTATGCCCTTATTTGTATTGTGGCTTTCGTTGATAAAGCAGAAGACTATTACACTTCCGGAACGGATCTttttattctccttgtactttttcaagggtCCCCATGCAAATAGGATAAAGATTATTATGGTAATACTTTGCCCTTGTTTTACCGATTTTGAGTCAGAATTTCGATTCTGTTTTATGTTCGTATTCCTTTCTGCTTCATTAAGATACTATTGTatgaatatatttaatacattgCCAATAGTGCTTGTCATTGTCCTTGTGTTTTTCCGTTGCTGTACCTAACAATGCCctattgtaatacaatgtctgtagACACTACTGCACGGGATACAATTATTCCAGTGGCCCCACCATAACTCATATCTCATATAGAACGACATTTAGTTGCAGTGTGAATCATATAGGTTATATCTACAGATAACAATTACACAGTATTCCAATGGAACCCGTTATATCGGGATACGTTCGCATCTTGTAATTTCGCTAAGTACATGGATATGGAGCGTCGGGTTTTATATCGACTCTCTCGTGACTAGTTGGAAATTATTGTAATGACCATATGATGATGAAAAACAATGTATGAATTAATATATCTTAACAataatttgtttgtgttgttgtaaAGGAGAAAAGCGTCATACACTGTGCTCGTTCGAAGGAAATCTCTGTGGATTTAAACAGCAACACAACGATACTGACGATTGGGTATTGGCGAAAGGAGATGTAGGTCGATTTCCACAACGACCAATGGGGGACCACTCGCATGGTTTAATGGGTAGGTTTTCATGATGCTACGACAATTTTGTTTAGCCGATTAAGCATCACACCATCTTCTACTCATGAAATACTTTTTGGCTTACTTTAATACATAAACGGAAATGTCACAGCATACTACCAAACACATAAAATACGAGCACATTCCTCCCTTGATATATTGATCATGATATACAAACTTCAGCGCATAGCACTGAATCGACAACATTcgtctttgttttttttattaggaaAAGGTCATTTTCTGGTAGCAGAGACGACACGTTTAAACCGACCTGGCGACACGGCTACAGTCGAGTCCAAAACGGTATCTCCCATTACATGGAATCAATGCCTAACATTCTGGGTTAGAGTTATCGGCCGTGATAATTCCTATCTTGATGTAGTCATTCGGTCTCCTAGTCGAAGCGAGAATCTGTTCACTGTACCCGTGGATACAGGCTATCGTGAGGGAATGGTCTGGTTGGAATACAGTGCCACATTCCAGTCAAAAGAGCCCTACCAGGTAAAACGATCCATAATAAGTATCAACATTTATATTAGTATAATGTCCATGTGACTGGAAATGAAAGATTGATATCTTCGGTCATTTCCGCACCGTGACCTCAATATAAGTAAATACAcattacaatgaaaataaacaaaagtataTAACGTCTTTAACTTTTCGAGTGTACTGTTGAAGTATGTATAGTACATTGGGTGCAAATTATGAGATATATCACAAATCTCCTTTTTCTTTGTAGATTGAATTTGGATATACGGTCGGCGAGGGTTTCGGCAGTTCTGTTGCTTTGGATGACGTGTCAATTCAGCCAGGATCTTGCATGTTGTAAACTACTATATTTTTACGGAAGTTAAGCTTTGAAAGAATCTCATATCCGCAATAGATGCAgcaatatgtttatatatatataattatattcaatttaatCAAACATAGAATATGTTGTGATTCTTACTGTAACCGGCTCTATCCGTGCCACATTCTTGTTGAGTTTGACTTTTAGTTTTATTATTGATTCGACTACAGTAATACAGTTTGAAACAATAATAgcatcaattaaaaaaacaacgtattttaaaacttttaaacttCCGAAAACATATATTATGTGTGTCTGTTCTGATGTAAATAGCTTTTTGCGCCTTTCGAAAACAAGACAGCGTACCGAGTAATTGTTGAAGTGTCTTCCCATGGTATTATAGTGATTATCGGAACATTGCGCTGTGTGATAACTCCTACAGATGGAACAGCCCTGGTGACTGTCGCCGGTCCTGTATCTTCATTTACGACGCTATATTGGACCCCAAAAGAATGCTTTTGTgagaaacaaaaaaaacaaataaataaaatcgaCTTAAATATCTGAAGGGAAAGAATGGcctcttttttttaattatatgaCTGATCTACATTCGCCATCATATTCAAGCTGACTGTCACGTTTTGGTAATCAAATTACTTTAAACCCGATTTGGGAAGAAACATATGTGTCAGAAAAAAGTCAGGCAAAAACTTCAAATTGGATTCTGAGTTTATATTAATGAAAACTATGTCATCCCATGGTATCGTAATGTGAACTTATCAGAAACGTTTATCTACGATAGCAGactaaacattttattttatttccatgGTCATGACCGATTTAGTGACATTATATCGGAGACGATGCTTAAGAGTGTCAATCGCGGTCGGTGTCCTGGATGTTGATAAACGTTTGACGTTTTTATCGTACAGTGTAGCTAAATATACCACTGCCAAAACGTGAGAAAGTGTTGATATTGAATATTCTATGAAAAATGTTTCATCAACAATGGTAATCTATATATTATCATGAAACATAGCATGTCAATATGATTTAGAGTATTTCAACTTTTTGTAGCGTTCAAAAATGTCAACTCCGTTTCGATGATGCCATACACGTAATAAACACATTGATGTTATTGGCAATTCAACACGGACACCGCGATAactatatggtatatgttattATATCACAACACTAATCACTTAACACCTCGATAACcatatggtatatgttatattacaacACTAATCACTTAACACCTCGATAACTATatggtacatgttatattacaaCACTAATCACTTAACACCTCGATAACTATATGGTACATGTTGTTATATCACAACACTAATCACTTAACACCTCGATAACTATatggtacatgttatattacaaCACTAATCACTTTACACTGTGGTAgctatatggtatatgttatacTACAACACTCATCACTTAACATTGCGGTAGCTATatagtatatgttgttatattaCAACTCTAATCACTTTACTtggtttaatttggttttattttgtttaacgtcctattaacagccagggtcatttaaggacgtgccaggttttggaggtggcggaaagccggagtacccgaagaaaaaccaccgacctacgatcagtacctggcaacttccccacgtaggtttcgaactcgcaacccagatgtgaagggctagtgataacgtGTCGAGATACCTTAACCAcccggccaccgcggcccccaaaATCACTTCACACTGTTGTAACtatatggtatatgttgttttattacaaCACTAATCACTTTACACTACGGTAACtatatggtatatgttgttGTATTACAACACTAATCATTTTACACTGCGTAACTATGGTATATGCTGTTACATAACAACATTGATCAATTCACATTG
This genomic interval carries:
- the LOC117332279 gene encoding LOW QUALITY PROTEIN: uncharacterized protein LOC117332279 (The sequence of the model RefSeq protein was modified relative to this genomic sequence to represent the inferred CDS: deleted 1 base in 1 codon), which codes for MEDTVWIRPVKGQNTINVLEKLRSISHWLDGRPDTTAFDYIYRVNMGAGLNLFQGDIDGFNPNRRTATTNKQNLWNTRLVPYIIDPLFETSEERDIHAAIEEYHQKTCIRFVPRTNEEDYIRLTKIDGCYSKIGRVGGGQNVSLVSACLKKGTVIHELMHVLGFFHEQTRPDRDAWVQVITENIRGGYEHNFDKLDSRLVDNLGVEYDYGSVLHYSKYAFSTNGNPTILPTRMTLATLGQRYGFSYLDLERINLLYRCDIPGPLPVSYTSTSTSTSTTPTTTIHPTPAITPTYPQHSTYHIPSPYYHGPSNTASQNRHAFHIISRTDCLPTTTINVSPAPTQSTAFTTPETITSTGWSHWSVWSFCNLQCLRTRYRFCFSNHRSNCPGMTEEKRRCTTGCRVAWTLGCWHNNLTNSAIPSVEGQYPTLTDQYHSREGSVRKCANVASDSGHVVFAVFNSGMCLSGPDAQKTFYKYGPSTLCSYTGEGSTTAMNVYTFQQDIDGAWGPWTDWTQCTQMCNGGKKYRYRYCNSPPPVGHGATCLGSGHEVQDCNIQPCPADTKCGVKYHTGLPGTSGIINVGEYDNFMKCEYEIVTAETDLTISVSITRIDLEYTVSCMSDALLIFDGPNDNATFLGAHCGTVPPASVLSSSNKMYLKFLTDETTTGTGFTVLYTINQNIRKSCIQPRRPGHGRLIGDSHFAGDSIFFECDHRYNLIGSSSVVCVDQPTFAVWSDDFPSCVQTIARKAREKRHTLCSFEGNLCGFKQQHNDTDDWVLAKGDVGRFPQRPMGDHSHGLMGKGHFLVAETTRLNRPGDTATVESKTVSPITWNQCLTFWVRVIGRDNSYLDVVIRSPSRSENLFTVPVDTGYREGMVWLEYSATFQSKEPYQIEFGYTVGEGFGSSVALDDVSIQPGSCML